A single region of the Streptomyces virginiae genome encodes:
- the mnmA gene encoding tRNA 2-thiouridine(34) synthase MnmA, with protein MTENLPRTARPLRVLAAMSGGVDSAVAAARAVEAGHDVTGVHLALSANPQSFRTGARGCCTIEDSRDARRAADVIGIPFYVWDLAERFREDVVEDFISEYEAGRTPNPCLRCNEKIKFAALLDKALALGFDAVCTGHYATVVLNEDGSRELHRASDMAKDQSYVLGVLDEKQLAHALFPLGDTLTTKEEIRAEAEERGLAVAKKPDSHDICFIADGDTQGFLANRLGKAEGDIVDEATGEKVGTHEGAFGFTIGQRKGLRIGHPAPDGKPRYVLDISPVNNTVTVGPVEALDVTALTAIRPRWCGAVAAAPGTYTAQLRAHGGETEVFAEVVDGELRVSFTEPVRGVAPGQAIVLYDGTRVVGSATIATTTRATATV; from the coding sequence ATGACTGAGAACCTGCCGCGCACCGCCCGTCCCCTTCGCGTCCTGGCCGCCATGTCCGGGGGCGTGGACTCCGCCGTCGCCGCCGCCCGCGCGGTCGAAGCCGGGCACGACGTCACCGGCGTCCACCTCGCGCTCTCCGCGAACCCGCAGTCCTTCCGGACCGGCGCCCGCGGCTGCTGCACCATCGAGGACTCCCGCGACGCCCGCCGGGCCGCCGACGTCATCGGCATCCCGTTCTACGTCTGGGACCTCGCCGAGCGCTTCCGCGAGGACGTGGTCGAGGACTTCATCTCCGAGTACGAGGCCGGGCGCACCCCGAACCCGTGCCTGCGCTGCAACGAGAAGATCAAGTTCGCGGCGCTGCTCGACAAGGCCCTCGCGCTCGGCTTCGACGCCGTCTGCACCGGCCACTACGCCACCGTCGTGCTGAACGAGGACGGCTCCCGCGAGCTGCACCGCGCCTCCGACATGGCCAAGGACCAGTCGTACGTCCTCGGCGTCCTCGACGAGAAGCAGCTCGCCCACGCCCTCTTCCCGCTCGGTGACACCCTCACCACCAAGGAAGAGATCCGCGCCGAGGCCGAGGAGCGGGGGCTGGCCGTCGCGAAGAAGCCCGACAGCCACGACATCTGCTTCATCGCCGACGGCGACACCCAGGGCTTCCTCGCGAACCGACTCGGCAAGGCCGAGGGCGACATCGTCGACGAGGCGACCGGCGAGAAGGTCGGCACCCACGAGGGCGCCTTCGGCTTCACCATCGGCCAGCGCAAGGGCCTGCGCATCGGGCACCCCGCCCCCGACGGCAAGCCGCGCTACGTCCTCGACATCTCCCCGGTGAACAACACCGTCACCGTCGGCCCCGTCGAGGCCCTCGACGTCACCGCCCTCACCGCGATCCGCCCCCGCTGGTGCGGAGCCGTGGCCGCCGCCCCGGGCACCTACACCGCCCAGCTGCGCGCCCACGGCGGCGAGACCGAGGTCTTCGCCGAGGTCGTGGACGGCGAGCTGCGCGTCTCCTTCACCGAGCCGGTCCGGGGCGTGGCCCCCGGCCAGGCGATCGTGCTCTACGACGGCACCCGCGTGGTCGGCTCGGCCACCATCGCGACCACGACGCGGGCCACCGCCACCGTCTGA
- a CDS encoding PE-PPE domain-containing protein → MSTTKPNRLARRIKSVVASTVLLLAGAVAAPATAHAAPANHYYIQIGGTGAAAEAPGCTTSFEAANRRLNGGIAIPVCYVASGGPFVGSHNEQPAPFAPSFGDSVNQGYWNAKAALENAYRADPTATFTIAGYSQGAWVGDLLLQTIANNGTEVPRDRVDGMLYSDPMQPGTGFWRLVPQGVLIPFVAYSPGTGPEVFPGVPVQRHCIKTDGVCDATSLDSFPGFLQQHPRYFREGEIIASTLAQHGGSGTVWYPAA, encoded by the coding sequence ATGTCCACCACGAAGCCGAACAGGCTCGCCCGCCGCATCAAGTCCGTCGTCGCCTCGACGGTCCTCCTGCTCGCCGGCGCCGTGGCCGCGCCGGCCACCGCGCACGCCGCCCCGGCGAACCACTACTACATCCAGATCGGCGGCACCGGGGCGGCCGCCGAGGCGCCCGGGTGCACCACGAGCTTCGAGGCCGCGAACCGGCGTCTGAACGGGGGCATCGCGATTCCGGTCTGCTACGTGGCCAGCGGCGGCCCCTTCGTCGGGAGCCACAACGAGCAACCGGCCCCGTTCGCGCCGAGCTTCGGCGACAGCGTGAACCAGGGCTACTGGAATGCGAAGGCCGCCTTGGAGAACGCTTACCGGGCCGATCCGACGGCGACCTTCACCATCGCCGGCTACTCCCAGGGCGCCTGGGTCGGTGACCTGTTGCTCCAGACGATCGCGAACAACGGCACCGAGGTGCCGCGCGACCGGGTCGACGGCATGCTCTACTCCGACCCCATGCAGCCGGGAACCGGTTTCTGGCGGCTGGTCCCCCAGGGGGTTCTCATCCCGTTCGTGGCGTACTCCCCCGGCACCGGGCCGGAGGTGTTCCCCGGAGTCCCGGTCCAGCGCCACTGCATCAAGACCGACGGGGTGTGTGACGCGACGTCCCTGGATTCCTTCCCCGGCTTCCTGCAGCAGCACCCGCGCTACTTCCGGGAGGGCGAGATCATCGCGAGCACCCTCGCCCAGCACGGTGGCAGCGGGACCGTCTGGTACCCGGCGGCCTGA
- a CDS encoding helix-turn-helix domain-containing protein codes for MGSQFGALLRGLRHEAGMTQEQLAERSRLGVRTIHRLETGKPTDARMGTVKQVAHALADELKRDRDELWTDLLAAHRGKAAAAGEDLRAARAPGPEPEPEEAVPEPERVPHRAPEPDRPARPAPHRTPTTSRGPLAEAAESLAHDVYARCIREEEQRRIHDPFPLPVRWRSAPADLLDHRDDIRGTPPGAAHGPLSLDGGLADIADVYRRVRSGRLVVLGRAGSGKTVLVLRFVLDHLVARSDGDPVPVVFSMGSWDPTGTTLRDWLIARLLRDHPNLGARGPGGATLAAALVDAGWILPVLDGFDEMATGPLAVALRELNASSLPLLLTSRTEQFAEAVGVEVLRRTAGIELLDLDADDLVHYLPRTARPSAPADRDGRAATGWDPVLERLRTDPDGGPGARLRSVLSTPLMVLLARTAYSDTPAQDPAVLLDEARFPTPEAIEEHLLAGFVPSVYQQLPTAVPGARRARGPRSWDPHRAGRYLGHLADHLERPGRSAGQDLAWWQLRDSLGLPSRILAVVLACSLVTALADWLVFPAKNLASGRSAAFALGTGLLDALLFGPAVGLAFGLVHGLMSVLGIRAFEPSRVRIRLPGRRGRGAGPSSRRFATLVPAGLLGGFVMGLGCGLAFTVGAQLTYGGVVVDAAVIEATAVNCLMYGLVFALAGGLVLGLVAALETPIDLGSAATPTDLLAVNRSIVVRQALFLAPMLTLVIAFGGRLMTELLQGVVGPLTWPMADGLALGAVGGVAGALSYALAFTAWGQWVLLTRIWLPLTGRLPWATVAFLEDAYRRGVLRQVGAVYQFRHARLQRHLRGGPTGRGVTRPVLSTSSRGDGPGR; via the coding sequence GTGGGCAGCCAGTTCGGCGCGTTGCTCCGCGGGCTACGGCACGAGGCGGGGATGACGCAGGAGCAACTGGCCGAGCGGTCCCGGCTCGGGGTCCGCACCATCCACCGGCTGGAGACCGGCAAGCCCACCGACGCCCGGATGGGCACGGTGAAGCAGGTCGCGCACGCGCTGGCCGACGAGCTGAAGCGCGACCGGGACGAGCTGTGGACGGACCTGTTGGCCGCCCACCGCGGCAAGGCGGCCGCCGCCGGGGAGGACCTACGCGCCGCACGCGCCCCCGGACCGGAACCGGAACCGGAGGAGGCGGTGCCCGAGCCCGAGCGGGTGCCGCATCGGGCGCCCGAACCGGACCGTCCGGCCCGGCCGGCGCCGCACCGGACGCCGACGACGTCCCGGGGCCCCCTGGCCGAGGCCGCCGAGTCGCTCGCCCACGACGTCTACGCCCGCTGCATCCGCGAGGAGGAGCAGCGCCGCATCCACGACCCCTTCCCGCTGCCCGTGCGGTGGCGGTCGGCCCCCGCCGACCTGCTGGACCACCGGGACGACATCCGCGGCACCCCGCCGGGCGCCGCCCACGGCCCGCTGTCCCTGGACGGCGGCCTCGCCGACATCGCCGACGTCTACCGGCGCGTCCGGTCCGGGCGGCTGGTGGTGCTCGGCCGGGCCGGCTCCGGCAAGACCGTCCTCGTCCTGCGGTTCGTCCTCGACCACCTGGTCGCACGCTCCGACGGCGATCCGGTGCCCGTGGTCTTCAGCATGGGATCGTGGGACCCGACCGGCACCACCCTGCGCGACTGGCTGATCGCCCGCCTGCTGCGCGACCACCCGAACCTCGGCGCCCGCGGCCCCGGCGGCGCCACCCTCGCCGCCGCCCTGGTGGACGCCGGATGGATCCTGCCGGTCCTGGACGGGTTCGACGAGATGGCCACCGGACCGCTCGCCGTCGCCCTGCGCGAACTCAACGCCAGCTCGCTGCCCCTGCTGCTGACCAGCCGCACCGAACAGTTCGCCGAGGCCGTCGGCGTCGAGGTGCTGCGCCGGACCGCTGGCATCGAACTGCTGGACCTGGACGCCGACGACCTGGTCCACTACCTGCCCCGCACCGCGCGCCCGAGCGCGCCCGCCGACCGGGACGGACGGGCCGCCACCGGCTGGGACCCGGTCCTGGAGCGGCTGCGCACCGACCCGGACGGCGGGCCGGGCGCCCGCCTCAGGTCTGTGCTGAGCACCCCGCTGATGGTCCTGCTCGCCCGGACCGCCTACAGCGACACCCCGGCCCAGGACCCGGCCGTGCTGCTGGACGAGGCACGCTTCCCGACCCCGGAGGCCATCGAGGAGCACCTGCTGGCCGGGTTCGTGCCGAGCGTCTACCAGCAGCTGCCCACGGCCGTCCCGGGCGCCCGCCGCGCGCGCGGGCCCCGTAGCTGGGACCCGCACCGTGCCGGGCGCTACCTGGGCCACCTGGCCGACCACCTGGAGCGGCCCGGGCGCAGCGCGGGCCAGGACCTGGCGTGGTGGCAGCTGCGCGACTCGCTGGGGCTGCCCTCGCGGATCCTGGCCGTCGTCCTCGCCTGCTCCCTGGTCACCGCCCTCGCCGACTGGCTGGTCTTCCCGGCCAAGAACCTGGCCTCCGGTCGCAGTGCCGCGTTCGCGCTGGGTACGGGTCTGCTGGACGCCCTGCTCTTCGGCCCGGCCGTCGGCCTCGCCTTCGGGCTGGTCCACGGGCTCATGTCCGTGCTCGGGATCCGGGCGTTCGAACCGTCCCGGGTCCGGATACGGCTGCCCGGCCGCCGCGGGCGGGGCGCCGGACCGTCCTCCCGGCGCTTCGCCACCCTGGTCCCGGCCGGACTGCTGGGCGGCTTCGTGATGGGCCTCGGCTGCGGGCTCGCCTTCACCGTCGGCGCGCAGCTGACGTACGGCGGCGTGGTGGTCGATGCGGCGGTGATCGAGGCGACGGCCGTCAACTGCCTCATGTACGGGCTCGTCTTCGCCCTGGCGGGCGGGCTCGTCCTCGGACTCGTGGCCGCCCTGGAGACCCCCATCGACCTCGGCTCGGCCGCCACCCCGACGGATCTGCTGGCCGTCAACCGCAGCATCGTGGTGCGCCAGGCGCTCTTCCTCGCACCGATGCTCACCCTGGTGATCGCCTTCGGCGGCCGGCTCATGACCGAGCTGCTGCAGGGCGTCGTCGGCCCCCTGACCTGGCCGATGGCCGACGGGCTCGCGCTCGGTGCCGTGGGTGGGGTGGCGGGCGCGCTCTCCTACGCCTTGGCGTTCACCGCCTGGGGCCAGTGGGTGCTCC